In Megalops cyprinoides isolate fMegCyp1 chromosome 8, fMegCyp1.pri, whole genome shotgun sequence, the genomic stretch TCTGCCCAATACAAAACTGGATTTCATTGGAAAATGTTCTGTCTAACATGTTAATGTTTGCATATTCTTTTAAATTCAAGGAtcctcatttttctctttgctaTATCAAAAACAGCAGGTCTCTGTCCACTAGTTTCTTTTTCAATTGGAACCGTGCATTGTGTGTTGGTGAGGAATGTGAGAGGAGGAAGCTTGCCTAACTGGCTGTCTAAAAGGGCTGTGTGGCTGGAGTTAAGATAAGCAGTCAGTGGactcttttttctgtgtttctgacagtgggCTAATTCTTGATTATGGGTgatcttttcctttttgtgttgGGTCAGTACCGTTACAGCTCTGAATGCTCTTCCCAAGTTTCATCCTGCCAGTGCTACCCAACTACTTAAATTGTCAACAGTTACGAAAGCAAGCTGGGATGATTTTGCTTAAAAGTATTTCACAGCAAATCCATCACAGAACAATATTCTATGAAAGAGGATGCTAATGCTATGCTTCCCTTTCAAAGCATTTAGCATGTATGCATTGTGGAAGTGACCACACTATGTGTTATCCCTTTCATATATATTGAGTGCCTTTACACTGACAATGAAATCCACAAACTTGACAATAGATTGCTCTACAACAGAAGCCATACAGCAAGAAGAAAGTAGGTTAATCAAGTGTGCAAACATAGATAGAGTATGATCAGGTGCTTTGCGAGGTCGAGAGACAACAATGAGGAACAGGGAAATGGAGAAATGGTGCATATTTTCAGTGTAGGTGAAGTCAGCAGCATCTCAGGTATGCAGTGCACTGTTCTTCCTCAGTGTCCTCATATCCCCCTACTGTGTGGGAGCAGATGCCGGCAGCATTCGGCTCGTCTGCTTCAGCCTTTCATGTCCTTTCTTCCTTGCACCACTTTTCATGTCTTTGCACTTTAAAGCATTTCTTACTGTACACCGTGACCCTTTGGAGTATGTGCAGTTCTGCCCATCAGTTTTATAACAGCTCTATCCCAATGAGCAAAGATGATATCATGAGATCATGGTGTTTCTTAGAACAGCTGTGTCTGACACCTGTGCCTAAAACGCTTGTACTTTAACAGCAAAtgagattttcattttcacaagtgCTCTTcgtattgaaaatgacattgacaCATTATTGTCAAAGGTGCTTGCACAATTCAGGCCTATTTGACTTGCCCATTATCTAATCGCCAAAGTGGAGGTTATTTGGATATTGTGCTACATTAACTTCAGCTGGCAGAGGCTGTGCAAATAAGGCCACAGATAAAAACAAAGCGTCACAGAGGACTGTGAATCGCCTGCAGGAACACAGGGTTCTTCTATGTTTGTATCAGGTGTAGGATGGGAGGACCGGAGAAGGCGTTGAGCAAAAGGAGGTGGCCTCCTCTGGGAACTACTCAAACTAGTTTTTCCAGGTGTGGACAGTCAGAACAGCTCGATGCACCGAGAGGACTGGAAATGGATGTGTGGGCGCTATAGCATCCCAAAAGCACgcagtgagaggagagagacgaCAACACAAGAGGTAATGTCACTGGTGAGCTGCTGATTTCTTTGTACCCATTGAGCTCCAGTTTAGGAATTCAGCATTGGAGCACTGGCTTGAATCCTACCTCATTGTCGTATGGCACCTAAAGCTGACAGGTACCAAAAGGGAGTACGTCTATCTAGTTATGTGTATGCAAAGTGAAAACCAAAGAAGAAGTGTCTGGTCATGAAGTTCACTACTTGACAGGCTTGGCACTCTTATTAATATGCACAAGTAAATGAAAACTCATAACACCAAGATATTGTTCATCTCACGCCGTGGATTGTGATTAAGGGCCACACTGTAGTAGCTAATGAGAAATCCCCCTGGGGTTTGCAGAGATGAAACAGTAATTGATAAGTACAACAAGAGACGCTCTGTGGCTGACCCTTCTCTGCAGGCAATAAGCAGTGCCATGTCCCTGCAATGCAAAACAGTCTGTCAGAGAGTATGCAAACAGAATGTGTGAGTATTTCCATGAAAGTAAAATGTGCTGTACATTTAGATAGACACAGTACAGATACTGTTTGGTGTGGAGAGCTagttcaaacaaacaaaaaggaaagtTTCTTTCAAAATTGAAATTTAGTAATCTGTAATTGCACTTGAAAGGTGATGCCCCAAAGAGCTGTTAATACCACTGCAGTGTAGCACTGCAACAGGAGTGTGAACATGTTCCCTACACAACTTCAGACAATTCACAAGTGATTTTGacaccaaaaataaacagtgctgACTCAAGCTCAGGTACTGCGATGACATTTCCAACCTTGCAGCGTGCTACACAGCAGAGAAGCATGAACTTCCCAGCCACCTTGGAACTGTCCATAGGGGATGTCCGAATGCCCTTCTCTGATGAAGTCAAATACAGCATCCTGGGAATTTCTGTCTGCTTGTTCCTTGTGGCCATCATCATACTGGTGTGGCAACTGTACCGGTACTGCTTGCAGAAGCCCACTACACAGGAAATGTGTAAGTgtctctcactgacacagacaaaaactCTGATCAAAACTTGTATtgcttaataaataatatttttattacttaaGAATagaataaagaaaacaatactTTCTCCTAACTATATTTTCTCCTTATGAAATAGTTGCTGTGCAGCATATGCAGACTATGGGGTAGTGATGACAAATGATACGCAGTGCTAAATAATATATGCCTtgcataaaatatatcattGATAACAAAGACAGGCATGAAGTGATGACAAAGTTATTTGTCTATGTTTAAATACCATTTTCCCTGTAGCAAATTGTGACCTTAATAGTCAGCTGTATTATGCTATACCACACTGCCCCGCTAATCTTGTATCAATGCTTAATTTCAGTGAATGGTTTACTATGTACAGAGGACAAGTCTACAAAAAAGGGAATGTTCAATTCAGATATTCAGAGGCCCAGGTTTAAGGTGAGGTCACAAgttatttttcttccttgtcCTTTTACAGAGTACTTCCTTGATGTTATTAACTTCACGGAACTACATTTTTCCACAGGAGGAGTGATAGGAGGTCACTTACATTCCACATACAGCAGACCTGAGATTCAGGTTTCAGGCCTATAGTTAAAACATGACAATCTCCTAATGTGGTCGAtgatcaacaaaacaaaatgactgtaAGTCAATGACCACTGACTTGGAGTTTGTTGAAGGGATGCTTGTCATTACAGTCCTTTTCCTCTGTGAACAAGAGTTAAAACCAAACAGGGATATTTGATTACCGAGAAGGCGTTCCTCAAGTTTGCAATGGTGTGGTTTACAGCatgagttcctgctgtgtttgccaTATGAAAACCTGTGTCATGTGTTTTCCCCTGCATTTTAAGCCAGGCTTTTGACATGCTGAAAGATCAGAAGAGATGAAGTCAATAATACAACCAACATTAGTGATAGTGTAATGACTTAAGTCCCATCTCAGATACAGAAAAGAGATGCTGTTGCTTTCATGCCTATGATGTAGTGTGTGCTTGTTCAATTTATGAAAGGAATCCCTCTCAGCATGAAAGAGATCCACTCAAACTTCATTTCTGCATCACTTCAAAGGGCCAGAGTTGACAGCTGCTTCCCTTTAAATTAAGCCCAGTAATTATTAGAtgcaaagcacaaatacacaaagatGAGACCGTGTACCCTGAAACTGcgtgcacaggcacacatagGTGTGTCAGTATACACAGTAAATGAAGACGAACCCAAGCCCTAGAACTCAAAGTACATGCATATACAGACAAGACgagcatgcacgcacagacacacacactacccacTTCACCATCCAGAACTTTTTCCGCTGTTTTCTCCCGATGACgaaatgaacttccacacttcatccattctgcttCAAGAAACATCTAATGACACAGttcttccgctctcacctgagtaCCTGAAACACTAtccccctaaaggaacttctcatgactcaaactgtctcctactaaactataaaataaatttttttttaaaaaaagtaatctaatggtttaacgcactagttagctttacctgctagtttgtatcTTGCCTGGCCAACttttgaaacctggtcatgcagtgcttctaatattgttgactccgtatgattttttgcttgtgttgtactgtacctcatTTGTAAgacgctttggataaaagtgtctgccaaatgactaaatgtaaatgtaaatatactaCCTCCCCCCTCACTTTGACTTGTGACCTGCAGGTAGAGAGGCAACATGAGGAGGCTCGGAGGCTGAGTCGCTGCCTCTCCCCTGGGTCCTCACAGTTGGAGCAGGGCAGTCTGGAGCCAGATGGTCTGGCTGAGCAGGATCGCCCAGAGGAGCTGGTCCAGGGCTCACTGCGCTTCTCCCTCCTTTACGATGAGCTGCAGTCACGGCTGGTGGTAACGGTGCTGGAGGCACGGGGCCTCCCCCGGCGGGGCTTCAGCCAGAGTGTGGACCCCTTTGTGAGGATGCGGGTCCTGCGAGTGAGCCCCGAGGATGACCCACCATCAGCCACACCCCCACTGCACCGCGTGCTCCATGAGTGGCAGTCCCGCTTGGTGAAGGACAGCACCAACCCCACCTTTGGGGATCAGTTCGCCTGCACACTGGCTGAGGATGATGTCCCACACATCACAGTCAGGCTGGAGGTATGCCACCAGCTGCAAACACAGTGTTAGGGAGAGGAGGAGTTCCAGGCCTATTAAATAGGCATGATACCAATGACAACCCAAAAATTGAATACAGtagaccactgattctcaatcctgctcctggggcccccctgctctgcacgttttccatctttccctgctctacctacctgactgaactcatcagtggcacctttcattagctgagcacacctgatttaatcaagagcatgttagtcatttcaatcaggtgtgtttggagcaaagatcgatagaagatatgcaggacaggggggctccaggagtaggattgagaaacactgcattagaCTAAACATAAATGCTTTGCAATTACTGTGGTAATTTTATTCAGCTGTAACTGGACATGATGACAAGGTCTACATAACCTCAAACAGACTTCAAATATATGCCTTCCATTTTAGTTGTTTACTTGGCACTATAgcgtagtagtaaggagcagggatctTAACCAAGAAGTTTCTGGTTTAACTCCCCACTGTggcaccactgctgtacccttgggcaaagtacttaccCCACAaatgccttagtaaatatccagctgtataaatgcttAAAGTAAAACTTACATAAGTCACTCTCGATAGGAGTGTCTACTAAAAGACAATAACCTGATGTACTCAGTTAATGAGGACTACCGCCCTCTGGTGGTAATGCTTTGAAATACCAATGTTGTCATGATTTTTCTAAATTTCCACAAGAGCTGAACATATTGCCAGTTTTTCTCCCATAGCATTCAGTGTGTGAGTTCAGAGATGTTTTAGTAAATGTGTGTTACTGACATCCCCCCACAGGTTAGAGACTTTGACAAGTACTCCAGGCATGGGATTTTGGGAGAAGTAAGAGCTCCTCTGGGTGGCCTGAATATATCATACCCACTGGAAATATTGGAGGACTTGAAGGCACCAAAGAAGGTGGGTGAATGGGCCTTCAAGAACCTTCCATAATTctcttcttgtgtttttgtgcatccCATAGTTTTTGCTATGTTTTTTGTGTATACTGTAAAGAAATTATTGTCATCTTCAGCAtcaatatttttgcattaatatCACACAGGGACATGTGTGTTCAAGGTATATGATAAAGAATTCCAAGAACTTTAGATTCTCACTATGCACAGTCTGACATTTTGAGGCTAAAGGTACCTGTACAAATGCAAAGATAAACAAGGAGAACAACTGCTTTCATGGGAAAATGTTCTTTAAAATTACTGGTAATATGGAGTAAACTTTGTTTATCATTTGACATACAGTTTATTGGAATTAATATAAAGCCATCTGCAAAAAGTGAAGAGATATATGAAATGTATCATGAGAGAAAGTGTTAATGACCCTTTTGCTGAGCACCAAAATGATTCCTATATCCAGTTGAATACTGGGCTTATCTGCTTCACAACAACCTTTAGTGCCCCTGTAGTGTAAAGGTTGTGTGTAATTTGCACACAGGGAAATGTCATCGACTGCTTATCTCTTCTATAGCCTCTTCCTTCACTTTCACCTGCTCTGCTCATGtctgaaacacattcacattacaaCAAGGAGACACATAGTAAAAAGACACAGCTATCACATCTGACACTATTGGCCTACAACATGTTTCTTGGGATATATGTGCTGTGTTAATGAAAGTgtattatacatacatgtactaCTCCAAACACCTTCAGAAAGGCTGCTGCATTCAAGTTATCAATCCTCATTCTGTGTTAGATGATAGCCTTTCCACACCAGTAGATGACATATACTACTTCTAATTCACATTTATAATTTACAGTATATAGCAGGATTTGGCATAATATCTACCCTTTTTTATTGTCAGGACCCAGTTGGAGAGGTGCTCCTCTCACTCAAATACCTACCTACCTCCCAGAGACTGGAGGTAGGCATCCTTAAGGTCAGAACACTTTCCCAGTCCACAAGTAAACACAAAGGTAAATCTAATATTATCCCTCTTCATAGTTTCCCTTTCTGTGTTAACCTTTTGATGGCATTTcatgaagaaatgttttttttatttctgtatttggaGAGAATGGAAGCTTTTTGTAAGATTTATCagtcatttcttttgatttgtattCAACAAACATTAATGGGAAAGGATCAGAGTGgataaattcaattcaaaataaatatgtacacagaaaaaacacaattgttCATTCTAAATAATATGACACTTTTCAACTCCCAAATGCTCCCACAAACCCCAAACGCTTTTGATCAAAGTTGACAGCCGTGTGAAGCCATTGTACAGCAAACAGATGTGTGATCTGCATATTATAACtaaattgtttccattttcatcACCACACACAATGAATTCAAATTCCCTGAAGAGAGAGTATCAGTGAGTAATGCAGCTACCTGCAATTGCACATAATTTTAATCACATGCAATTTTAAGTGTTTGAGCCTGTCTTCACAGCTCTCTATGCCAGGATCTCTGTTGTCTGCAACCAGTGCAAACTCCGGCACCAGAAGACCACTGTGAAGACCCGGTGGGAGGTGACTGTCTTCAACGAGGTCATGACATTCATGCTGCCCGACCCTCACATCATTGAGTGCTCCATTGTGGTCTCCGTGTATGAAGTGGGCTCAAACAAGAAGTCGCCCAAGCACCTGATTGGTCAGGTCACCCTGGGAAAAGACAAGAGATCTGAAGATGAACACTGGATCCTGATGATGCGCTCGCTGCGCCAGCCAATTGCAAAGTGGCATTTACTGTTCGTCTGAGGACCACTGCCCCTGGGCTGCAGCTGCATGGCAGTGGCTGAGGGGAATTAAAAGCAGGACCTGGACTGCCTGGGTGTGAATGATGTGACTAATCTGCTGTGACTGATCTGCTAGAACTGTTAAACATGCAGCAGTAAGCACTGTCATGTGCCTGGGCTATCCAGTCATACAGTAAAATGACATCCTGCCAGCctccactgcagcactgcagaacTGTAGAATTAATCCTGTTAGTTCTGGTCTGTATCCATTGTCATGTGTCTATGGTTTACTGTTGTCAACACTGGACGGATACATCTCATTGTGTTAGaacatatttgcatgtgtgttcttCCACATTCCAAGATGGACCCTCCCTAGGACTGCTGCCACTTTACTGGCCTTGGAGAAGAGTTGAAACTGTACAGAGCATGGACAATCTAACATGAGAAACAGTAGCCTACAGCTTGAGGTCTTGGTTGTGCAGGCTACAGCCTATGCTGCCTGTGGGAGGGTTTGAACCATCTCATGGTgctgataaacacacacatgactGTTCATCTATGGTACGGCTCAATCAGGCACAGGCTCCCTGGCTCACGCATCATTTGGGTCAATGGGGCAGCACAAGCGAGGTGTTTCCCTGCTACTTCCtctgccatggaaacagagcCACTCGTGCTGTGTGGAATTCTAGAGGCAACTGAGAACAAGGCACACAATGTGGCCACAATATGCAGCACCTGAATCAGTGACACTAATGTCATTCCAAAATGTGCTCAGGAGCCAGCCGCTGAAATCATTATATAAAGTTGGTTGAGCATTGTCTCTGAAGAACAAATGCAGAGGCAAAAATGGTAGCGCTTGTACAATTCCATGCCTAAATACAGTCATAACAACTAAAACCACATACAGCTTCAACAAGATTTAAGCTGGGAGTAGgcactttgtttctgtttaattacGAAAAGCCCAGCACCCAGCTCCCCCAAGGCTACGGTGCACATGTAAAACATGCCAGCAGGAGGCGCTCGTGTACAATGGGTAAACTCCCCTACCGCGTTAAATCTAAAGAGGCAAACAGTCATGACGGCTCAGGGATTGAAGCAGCCATAAACATACACCATCGACAGTGACAGTAACTGTTCCAGACAGCAAGACTTATGTTTAATGGAACTGTAATGACGGTTGTAGCATCTAGTGTCAAATCTTTATTTGCTTGCGTCAAAACCAGCAATCTTTAAACACAACGGTGTTTTACGTTCTATAATGTGTAGGTTACTGTTGGACGCGTAGGGATGTTACTTTTCACTTATATGCATGTAATACCACAAATCAAAATCCAGAGTGACGATTCCTTTTCTGCGGTGTGGTCCcttgttatttaaatttattaatgTGACCACAAGATGGCAGTAAAATACACAGAATAAAGATCATTATGGTTTTGAACACTGGCGTAAATATTGACGGTTCCACTGGTGCAGCGCACCggggcccagaagctgtcaggggcccatgtaggaaggCAATTCTTTGCTGCATTACTATTGAAGGTGGGTGGGCCCTCTCATGCATTGACCATTTCAcgcagtcttcaaagtaaccattctACAATATCAgtaaaattacttgtaattgtgatagtcaagaaaaaatatttgcaccgcAATtgccaatcacaattatgttacacTACAGGTTTTGAAGGTAGCTAACATGAAGGTGCactttttgtaatgtaatattctaCACCTACTAATGTTATTctgaaaaatattgcattggGATGAAACCTATTTGAATTCTACCATTCGTATTAAATGATGGGCCTGTCAGATCCACACAAACGACCTCAGGTAACGAAAGATACCCAGATCCAAAAGCAGAGCTGAATCGCAGGTACCCTGTGCTGATACATTCCTACATCTTACAGTTTTACCTGAATTTAAAGCTTGAAGGACCACAGTATATTCAAAtggtaagatgaaaaaaaggccaataaacacaaaaaagaactgATGAAACATTGCGTAGCATTTCCTTGGAATTGTGCTGAGTGTAATGCCATGCTGAACAGAAGACTTGCCTTAATTTTCCTGTCAGTAATTTTAATGACAGagctaatttcattttaatgactcATAATGTCGAATTGTACGTATGATTTACTTGGCGTTTTTGTATGCGGACAGAACTTTTGcgcaaatgtttctttttgttattaagTTCAATTGAGGAGGATGAT encodes the following:
- the syt19 gene encoding synaptotagmin-2, giving the protein MHREDWKWMCGRYSIPKARSERRETTTQERATQQRSMNFPATLELSIGDVRMPFSDEVKYSILGISVCLFLVAIIILVWQLYRYCLQKPTTQEMLNGLLCTEDKSTKKGMFNSDIQRPRFKVERQHEEARRLSRCLSPGSSQLEQGSLEPDGLAEQDRPEELVQGSLRFSLLYDELQSRLVVTVLEARGLPRRGFSQSVDPFVRMRVLRVSPEDDPPSATPPLHRVLHEWQSRLVKDSTNPTFGDQFACTLAEDDVPHITVRLEVRDFDKYSRHGILGEVRAPLGGLNISYPLEILEDLKAPKKDPVGEVLLSLKYLPTSQRLEVGILKVRTLSQSTSKHKALYARISVVCNQCKLRHQKTTVKTRWEVTVFNEVMTFMLPDPHIIECSIVVSVYEVGSNKKSPKHLIGQVTLGKDKRSEDEHWILMMRSLRQPIAKWHLLFV